CCTCTCAACCAAGTCATGATCCAGTGAGGTCGTATTGTTCCCAATCCATGTGAACACGCTGTTTCCATCATGAAGAATGTAACAATATGACGAATTTAATGAGGAAGCCACCTAATGAAAAAGGACAGTACGGATGAAGAACATGATATGAAGTTATAAATTAAATTGCAAACAAAAAATAGTTATGAACTTACTGCATCAACTTGAATTGCTTGCATGTTTTCTGACCCCGAGCCTTGAACCCGGAATAACGCGAGCCCAGATTCTGAATAACTATCATCATCGAGACCATTTTCAGCAATGAAGTTCTTGTATCCAGAGCTAAGGCCACCCTAAATTGAAAATTCAGAGATAAAATAAATTTACGTTCAACTCAAATTATCTATCTAACCGTGCCAGTCTGTCAGAAGCAAACCTTAAACACTTGGAGACTCTGAAATGTGACAAAGAACTGAATTGGTTCTTTCCCTTCATAAAGGCGAGCCTGCACAGAAGCAAGAAAAATATTTGAGTGCAAATTTAATTTGACATATGAAAAGTCAATGGGTTACCATGGTAGCCTGAAATTTTGCAGCCTGGACCATTTTGCTGGCCAGTGAAATTGCTGATGCTCTCTCCTCCTGAAAGCAATCAATATCATTAGAGTGCACAAATTTGCATTTAACATGAGTAGATACACAACTATGTGTTCACAAATCTGTCTTCTGGGAACAGGAAACAGCCAGCATCTTGAGACTGCTAATCTTCAATTAATCATACTAACAACCTCGCAACAGATATCAATTGGTGATTTATCACCTATATGTCCATGTCCTAGAGATCCATATGTATGTCAATTGCAAACAAATATCTGGAGTTCATGGTACCTCAATACTTTTTTTCCCAAACCAAGTTCCGATAAGACATTCCTCCTTGTCATCTCCAGCATACGTGTATTGAAAAATGTAGCAATCTCCAGTGTAAAGTTTCGATTGTTCGGTGGATGACAGTAGAGTCTTCTTATTTCCACTTACGCGCCATACCTGTTGTCAGGACGAAGATGAAGTGGATGAATGCAATTATGAAATAAAAAAATGGTTGTTGGGTGAGCATCAAAGGTAAATGAATGCAGATCCGTGCCATGGTTGAGTTTAGGGAGTTATAAGATGACTAATTTCTATGCATGTAGTACATAGTTGACAGCTTCCTCTTTTTTGCATAAGAAAATTTGCTAAATCGGTGTTTATGGCGTGTTCATTTATATCTAGCAGACTAGAACCTTAAAATGTCTATGCACAAGAGTAAAAGACAGTTACCACGACTACTACTCATGAAAATAGAAATCCATAAGAAGGTATACAAAATAATACCTGTAAATGACCAGTACAATCAATATAAGGCTCGGGTTCTTCTTTTAGAGGTGCACTTTTCATCAAGCCCTTAACATCTAATCCTTGACTTTTAAGGAGAGCTGTACAAAGAGAAAAATAGATAAATATGTGTGATTTAGTGAACCTTTCATAAATCCATTGTACCGAAACTGATAAATCTGTAGACACTAACCTGCAACTTTGCCTCTTCCATCCTCAGAAGACAATTTTAACTCAGGAGTTGCTGGCCACTTGTTAAATTTTGACTTGAACATTATTGTTTCGTATCCCTCGATCACTTTCATAACATGTGATTTTGTTCGGCTGTCATCAACAAGCAATTTCTGTAGAAAAGCAGAGCGTACCGAGCACGCAGCGACACAAAAATGTAAAACATGAGCTTGCTTTGAACATACGACTATAAAAAGGTGTTTCTAGAGAATCTTATCATAATATTTCACCAAGGTGGTGCATTTCCTAAGCACAGGAGTGTATAAAAAAAGTTATTTCATTCTGAGACAGAAATAATTAAACCTTCATACACTCGTTTAAAAAAAGAAATAATTAAATCTTCAGAAGTAACATGTATTAGTGCATCCAAATTGCACCGGAATTACCTCGGCAGCTTCGCTTGCACCTTTTCTCTGTTGCAAAGAAGTACTTCTGCCCATCCACACATACATTTCAGCCCCGCAATCTAACAAGTAGCATTTGTTTGTCTCAAGCAACTCATGCGCCAGGGATTCAAAACCAATAGGCTCCAGGTTTCCTTGGTTAAAACTAAGAAGCACATAATCAGCTAGTCAATTTTATAATTTCAAAAGTTAATCTTTCTCATACTAATATGGATGATATCATGTTAAAATTAAATTGTCACTGTTATTTAATTATGATACTATTGTGATATAGGTATTTGGTGGTATCAAATTATACCATAATAATTTGACTGCAGCTTCCATGTCTTCCCCAGTTTCATCTGATGCTGTCTTCCTTGGGAGAGGAGCGAATCCACCAAACAAAGCCCAAAATTCACCAGCTTCGGCATCAGCCATCAACTTTCCATCCTCTACAGCGGATTCAAAATTATCTGATTTTGTAAACGTGATTTCAAATACTCAAGGCACATTGTCAGAATTGCTTACCAACTGCAGCGACTTCACACTTTCCCTCATGGAAAGTGTCTTTGATATACTGCACAACTTCAAGAGCTTTTGCTCTCTCTTGAATGCATGAGTTGGAGCCATTGAACTGGAAAATTTTGGACTTGGTATCCAAAATAAATATGTCGTCGTGGTTAAGCGACGAACGAGCAAAAGGAACCTGGTTTGTAAAGTAGCACCAAAATCAAGAAGTGAACAAACATTAAACACAGAGAGACACTGATTTAGATAGCTTACCTCCTTAACATGAACAACATAGCTTCCTCTACACACATATAACCGGGTAACATGCTCCTGCTCATTAACTTCTACATGATTGAACCCAGAAGCTACCCCTCCTGGCTGTGGCATGATGCATGGTCTAAAATATGTGAGTAATTTTTCAGTTTCATTGCCTTGTACTTCCCGGTACTGGACAGCACGCCCTCCAAGGGAAGCATCAAGCTCCACAGTTAAAATTGCAGCTGTTCCAGCTTCATCCTTCCATGGCAAATATTGAGCATATTAGAGAATTATTAGTTCACACAAAACCTGAGTAGCAGTTCGAAATTGCTAAATCAAGTAATGCATTGAGAAATGATTTAAGAATGTACCTGACAAGTATCTTTACCAAGCCAATAATGGAGGTCATGGCGAAAGGAACCGTTTTTCAAGGCTGTTGTCTGTCGAGAGACAAAAGAACATCAGCAGAGGAATCTCTTGGTGAAATAAGCATAATGACATCGTTGAGTCTGAGGCATGTACAAACTGAGAATCAAGATAGTCAAGCATGTGATGTACCTAACTTATTAAGGATTTCATTGTATGATATAGTAACAACAAAGAGAATGCTCTATGTTAAAGTGAAAAAAATCTTGTACTTCAATTATATGCACCAACCATGTTCCAACAGAATTAAAAATTCTTGAATAACAAGGCATAAATACATCCACACCTTCAAGATGATATATGAATCGCCCATGTAGAACTTTCCATATGAAGACGTCGGCATAGAAACGGGCTTGAAATTTTCAATACGCCATATTTCCAAACCACTGCATTGTAATTAAGGAGTACTATGCATGTATATGAAACTCCCATGAACCCTAATGAGAATCAATGATGGAGAGGGACTTCAAAAGGAAAATATACATTTCTTATCAGCATTTACTATCATCTGCTTAAATATTCATGGGGGTTTTCATTGTTTCATATAGTGTTCCCGCGCAAAAAAAAGTATTGTATTTATCCTTCTTCTACTTATTTCTATAATAATACTTAAAAGGTTGTGCATTATTATCCTATGGAAAATTCCACGAGGGGCATGTATACAGAAATCTCTCTTGCCTTCGCAACGTACTGATAGGTGTTCATCATGTTGGTAATAACTGAATAGTGTGTTAGCACGTCGTAGCATTTTAATCATAAAAGATACTACAGCTTACGGAAAGTATTGCAGACATTTAAATAAGAATTAGTTGTTGTTTACATCCTTAATATTCAAAATACAAATGCCTAAAAATTGACCCACTAAAATGTAAACCGTGCACTTAAAGCAAGTTCTCTAAGGGTTATCGGAAATAGTAGTCAGCAATCACTGTAGTtcaatgaaataaaactagcaGTATTATACACTAGCTTTATCTGACAAATTATTTGAGGAAGTCCTCTTTATTTCATAGACGAACATGCAAGCACAATATAAGCTTCTTAGTGCTCAATAAGTTTGATGTCACAAAGAGTTGGTGACATTCTATCCATGGATCATAAATCTACCACATTTTTTTATTTCGGCCTGTGAGAATAATCTTGTTCTGTCATTTTCAAATATTTAAGACATGAAAaaatagaaatagtattgattgaaACAATCAAACGGATACTCCTTTTGTCCAGCTCCACGGAAAGCTGGATCCAAATCCTTCATAGAAACTGACATGTTGGATGTTGCTGAAGAACCCTTGAATGATTTCGCCTCAAATGGGTGTTGGTATTATGCTGCAAGCAAGAAATAAAAATAAGATCACTCGTATTAGCACACAAACCATCTTACTATTAGTCCAAGATCCACGATATTACAAGAATTACCCAATTAAGCAATTCCCCATATTATAGCACCCCTGAATAAGAGGTGACCAACCTTATGACTAAATAGGTCTTCTGCATTTCGATTCAGAAACTTGCAAGGATTATATATAACTAACATTTGGATATGAAAACTAGTACTGACTCAAAATCTCTCACATGCATGAGTCCGGTGTTTGACCTTTTCGATCGTTTTGGGGAAATATTACGGAGGGAGAGAATAACACGTGGAGAGAAGGGGGCAGAATAAATGTACATAAGAAAAAATAGATCCAAGATGAGAAAATGTGACACATTTTCCCCAGTAGTGTGGTTTCGTTTTCTTGAGCCAAAGCGGAATAACTTTAACTTTTACTCGCGGTCATCTCATCTCTAGTATGccttctgttttattttattttttctggTCTTTATTTTTCTCGAGCGATTTATTGTGGCTTAATCTACTGGATAGGGCGGGGGGTTTTACAATGCACAAGGTTTATGCGCTACAATCGAAAAATCTAAGAAAACTTACCCAGTGGCGTTCTTTGTACTGAAACCTCAATTCAATTGTGGTAAAAAACTGAATCTTACACAAATTAAAGTTTTTTCAACATTAGGTTCATAATTTTTTACTATATAAATTCAACACGCATCTGTGGAAGAAACAAACCTGATGTTGACACTTCTTATAATCGAGCAAATTCATGACTCGGTTTAAACGTTTTAATTTTCTGAGCCAAAAATCTAACCTTGAGAGTTAGCTCCAATGATACTAAAAAGTAGTGGGGTTCATCTTCTATATGGTTCCACTTGTTTATTCTAGGTTCATATTGCATTTCTTATGTATTCTATCTTGATTTTTCTTGAGTTGCATCTTAAAATAAAAACATACTCCATCTGTTCCTAAACAACCTTCTCAACTGTCTAGATACGGAGGTATATAGACATGTTTTAGCTATAAGTACATCCGTATCTCGGAAAAGTTGAGAAGCTTTTTTTGGAATGGAGGGagcaaaagtttcctttcttaacAATATTTTATTAGTCTGCAGCTTAATGGAAAAAGGAGAAGCACAAAAATTGCATGAATAATTGTGGTGTTAGTTGTTAGTTGAAAAAACGAAAgaatttagttcatttttttcttttctattttttctacagcattttatttttctatttttcatTTTGTTGGTTTTtaggatttttttaattttgcgAGTGGGGTTTGGTTTCCTGGAAGGGATTTACTGGCTGTCCTTTGGGGACAAGTAAACAAGAGCAATGCGCTGATATCTGATGAAGCTTTATGTGTTTCTATGATATCCCACTTTCAATCGTGTGCATCATATTTTATCATTCAGTATATACTGCTGCAATTAACAATCTTGTTCTTCACCCCTGGGAACATGCAGGGAGAAGAAGAATCTATTCAAAACTCCAAATGGTGCCTCCGGCCACAAGAGAGGCTAATGCAAGGGTCGATCAGAAATTCCATTTGTTTTTTTTATCCTAACCTCGCCGTTTTCAGAATTTGTGAGGAACGAGCATTATGAAGCCCAATACGAAAAATAAGCCGGTGATTGATTTCATCTTCCATCTTGAATTCAAGAGACGAACCgcacatgcacacataggataaccAACACTAAACCAGGaaaaggaaatctatatggaattATAGATAGGTTCATGTTGACACTTCTTATAATGGAGCAAATTCATGACTCAGTTTAAATATTTTAATTTTCTGAGCCAAAAACCTAAGCTTGAGAGTTAAGTCTAATGATACTAAAAAGTAGTGGGTTTCATCTTTTATATGGTTCCACTTGCGTATTCCAGGTTCATATTGTATGTCTTATTTATTATATCTTGGTTTTTTTCCTGCATTGCATCTTAAAATAAAAACTTAAaaaataagtttcatttcttaacAATGTATTTATTTGGCTGCAGCTTAATGGAAAAAAAGGAGAACCACAAAAATTGCATGAATAATTGTGGTGTTAGTTGTTAGGTGaaaaaattgttttttaattttatattgtttCTACAACATTTTGTTTTCTATTAAACTTTTGTTGTATTTTAGGATTTTTTAATTTTGCTAATGGAGTTTGGTTTCCTAGAAGGGAATTACCGGCTATCCTTTGGGGACAAGCTAAACAAGAACAATGCACTGATTATATGATGAAGCTTCACTGGTATGTGTTTCAATAATATCCCACTTTAACAATCGTGTGCATCATATTTTATCATTCAATGTTTACTGCTGAAATGAACAATCATGTTCTTCACCCCTCGGAACATGCAGTTAGACGAAGAAATTATTCAAAACTCCAAATGGTGCCTCCGACCACAAGAGAGGCTAATCCAAGGGTCGATCAGCAATTCCATTTGTTCTTTTATCCTAACCACGCCGTGTTAAGAACTTGTgaggaagtagcattatgaaaccCAATGCAAACAAATAAGCCGGTGATTGATTTCATCTGCCAAGTTGAATTCAAGAGACGATCCGCAATACAGAATTATAGATATGATTTTTCTTAGAGAAGACATGGATTGAATGATCGAACATGCATGCCATCTGAATGAATTACGAGAGAAGAAAACCAAGATAGGAGAAACCAACCTTCCTTGATCTCGAGCCTTCTCCCCATTTGGATATCTCTCGGACAAACCAGGCCTGATCGACGGAGACCAATTGAATAAAATCCCCAGAATCGGAGGGAGAGAGTGGATAGACAGGGGCAAGGGggaagaagaggcagaggaggaggaatgTGGCCGTGGCGGACAGGAGAGGGGCGATCGGATCAGCGCTGTCGGATGAGGCGCGAGAGTAGGATCAGACGAGGGGATGAAAGAGAGAGATGGCCGGCGCGGGTCCCGCTCCAACGGAACGAGCCCCACCACCGGTTTTCCCATGCCGCCCGTACGTGTGATGCGCCGAGTACCATGCGCGATTTTCTTGGAAGTATGTCAACATTTTCTGCGTCGTTTTCGTACCTTCGGCTGCAAATAACTCCATATATATCATCGGATTTGCTAATTGCTAATTCTTAGTATACTGAAATTTAGCTTAGGGCTCAGTAAACCATATAATCGTCAGCGTGAAGATTCgtgcaaattttttttttgaactagATTCCTGCAAATTGTTTTCACGCATTGCTTTTACCGTTCCAAAAATAACACAGGCGGGCAGCTAGCACCTTACGCTAGTGGAATAGCGGCCTTCAAGCACTAACCAACTCAGCTAGTATTGCTTGGTGTAAGAACAAGACACGGACAGATTTTGTACTATACCATGTACGGTAGTTATAAAATTTGTCTTGTTCATTACCTTTAAATACTAGCACTTGAACCGAACTAACCAGTGGTTCGATAATTAAACCATAAACCCCAAGCCCTACCGGTTCGGTCGCCGATCCGGTTATTACTGCTCTCGAGCTCATCTGCTCCCGCACGGTTATTGGGCAGAAGGAGCATCAGGAGTTGTGCTACTGTATTTTGCCTGCCGAATACGAGCGTTTGACAAAGTTGGATATACTAAGGTGTAACTATGTGAGTATGTACCGCTGGTTTATTTTGCGCACGACATTAGGGCCCATGGCATTAAATGTCATGTTGGTCTATCGACCGAGATTATTGGAGCCATTTTGCATCTCCATTTCTCCACCAAGACCTCAGCCTGAGAAAGAAGGTGATGAAGGTGAGAACGGACGAGCTGACACCGTTGAACATCCTCGAGGCGTATGGTTCGTGAAGAGCACGCCATGTCCATATCCTCGTCCCATCTGACTTCCCCCTTCCTCAACGCCTCCGGCAGGCCAAGGACAGGAACATGGTCCTGGTGCCAGCTTGACTACTTCCCGTTTTATCTTACCCGAGATTTTTCTGGCGCTGTGCGAGCAAGATGAACTAGGTCGATGACTCGCTGCTAAAGTGCTAATCGAGTTTGGGGCATAAGGTAGTTGGGCATTAACGGGTAGTGTAGGTGTGTAATCCACGGTGCATTAACTGCGCCACATCTGTACTCCATGGATGTGAACTCCAACACTATGCATAAAAAGTCAGAATAAAACAAGATACGCTGGTCTAGATTTGGCCAACGCCCATTGGTGGAAACTGCCGGAGCATCTACACCCGGGATCAGAGTGGCATTTCCGCTTGCAAGTAGGGTTGCAACTGAGTTTTTTTAATTATGTGGGGTTGCGAACGAGATATTTTGTGCTGTATCTGAACTTTTTTTCAGTTGTAAGTATGATTGCAACTGAGAGTTTTTTGCAGTTGCAAATggagttgcaactgagattttttatAGTTGCAAGTGTGCTTGCAAATAAAACTTTTTtggtaataaaatattttttagTTGCAAGTGTGGTTGCAATTAACATTTTCTTTTGCAGTTGCAAGTGAAGTTGCAACCGGGATTTTCTAGTTGCAAGTGTCGCTGCAACTAGATTTTTCAGTTGCAAGTATGATTGCAACCGAGAATTTCTCCAATTAAAAGTGTAGTTGCAATCGAGAATTTTTCCAATTGCAACTGTGGTTGCAACTAAGATTTATCTAGTT
This region of Lolium perenne isolate Kyuss_39 chromosome 2, Kyuss_2.0, whole genome shotgun sequence genomic DNA includes:
- the LOC127321531 gene encoding villin-4 isoform X2; this translates as MSVSMKDLDPAFRGAGQKDGLEIWRIENFKPVSMPTSSYGKFYMGDSYIILKTTALKNGSFRHDLHYWLGKDTCQDEAGTAAILTVELDASLGGRAVQYREVQGNETEKLLTYFRPCIMPQPGGVASGFNHVEVNEQEHVTRLYVCRGSYVVHVKEVPFARSSLNHDDIFILDTKSKIFQFNGSNSCIQERAKALEVVQYIKDTFHEGKCEVAAVEDGKLMADAEAGEFWALFGGFAPLPRKTASDETGEDMEAAVKLLCFNQGNLEPIGFESLAHELLETNKCYLLDCGAEMYVWMGRSTSLQQRKGASEAAEKLLVDDSRTKSHVMKVIEGYETIMFKSKFNKWPATPELKLSSEDGRGKVAALLKSQGLDVKGLMKSAPLKEEPEPYIDCTGHLQVWRVSGNKKTLLSSTEQSKLYTGDCYIFQYTYAGDDKEECLIGTWFGKKSIEEERASAISLASKMVQAAKFQATMARLYEGKEPIQFFVTFQSLQVFKGGLSSGYKNFIAENGLDDDSYSESGLALFRVQGSGSENMQAIQVDAVASSLNSSYCYILHDGNSVFTWIGNNTTSLDHDLVERQLDAIKSDLPSRSQKEGRETDKFWELLGGKSKYSNKKIEREQESDPHLFSCILPKEGTLKVKEIHHFNQDDLMAEDVFVLDCHSYIFVWVGQEVDAKVKTQTMDIGEKFLVRDFLMENLSRETTIFTVSEGSEPQFFTRFFTSWDPAKSSMHGSSYQRRLAILKGGAPPLHDKPKRRTAVVSGRTLGQDKSQRSRSMSTSPECHRLRGRSPAFAALTSSFEKPSTRNLSTPPPAVKKLFPKSAGPETSKQSAISDLTSSLQGPLKSTIPKSVKAGAEAEKAIQEEDGAGGNDEAEDDEGRTVYPYERLVTTSEDPAPDIDLTKREIYLSTDEFREKFGMTRAAFYKLPKWKQNKLKTALQLF
- the LOC127321531 gene encoding villin-4 isoform X1; the protein is MSVSMKDLDPAFRGAGQKDGLEIWRIENFKPVSMPTSSYGKFYMGDSYIILKTTALKNGSFRHDLHYWLGKDTCQDEAGTAAILTVELDASLGGRAVQYREVQGNETEKLLTYFRPCIMPQPGGVASGFNHVEVNEQEHVTRLYVCRGSYVVHVKEVPFARSSLNHDDIFILDTKSKIFQFNGSNSCIQERAKALEVVQYIKDTFHEGKCEVAAVEDGKLMADAEAGEFWALFGGFAPLPRKTASDETGEDMEAAVKLLCFNQGNLEPIGFESLAHELLETNKCYLLDCGAEMYVWMGRSTSLQQRKGASEAAEKLLVDDSRTKSHVMKVIEGYETIMFKSKFNKWPATPELKLSSEDGRGKVAALLKSQGLDVKGLMKSAPLKEEPEPYIDCTGHLQVWRVSGNKKTLLSSTEQSKLYTGDCYIFQYTYAGDDKEECLIGTWFGKKSIEEERASAISLASKMVQAAKFQATMARLYEGKEPIQFFVTFQSLQVFKGGLSSGYKNFIAENGLDDDSYSESGLALFRVQGSGSENMQAIQVDAVASSLNSSYCYILHDGNSVFTWIGNNTTSLDHDLVERQLDAIKSDLPSRSQKEGRETDKFWELLGGKSKYSNKKIEREQESDPHLFSCILPKGFEEGTLKVKEIHHFNQDDLMAEDVFVLDCHSYIFVWVGQEVDAKVKTQTMDIGEKFLVRDFLMENLSRETTIFTVSEGSEPQFFTRFFTSWDPAKSSMHGSSYQRRLAILKGGAPPLHDKPKRRTAVVSGRTLGQDKSQRSRSMSTSPECHRLRGRSPAFAALTSSFEKPSTRNLSTPPPAVKKLFPKSAGPETSKQSAISDLTSSLQGPLKSTIPKSVKAGAEAEKAIQEEDGAGGNDEAEDDEGRTVYPYERLVTTSEDPAPDIDLTKREIYLSTDEFREKFGMTRAAFYKLPKWKQNKLKTALQLF
- the LOC127321531 gene encoding villin-4 isoform X3, whose product is MSVSMKDLDPAFRGAGQKDGLEIWRIENFKPVSMPTSSYGKFYMGDSYIILKTTALKNGSFRHDLHYWLGKDTCQDEAGTAAILTVELDASLGGRAVQYREVQGNETEKLLTYFRPCIMPQPGGVASGFNHVEVNEQEHVTRLYVCRGSYVVHVKEVPFARSSLNHDDIFILDTKSKIFQFNGSNSCIQERAKALEVVQYIKDTFHEGKCEVAAVEDGKLMADAEAGEFWALFGGFAPLPRKTASDETGEDMEAAVKLLCFNQGNLEPIGFESLAHELLETNKCYLLDCGAEMYVWMGRSTSLQQRKGASEAAEKLLVDDSRTKSHVMKVIEGYETIMFKSKFNKWPATPELKLSSEDGRGKVAALLKSQGLDVKGLMKSAPLKEEPEPYIDCTGHLQVWRVSGNKKTLLSSTEQSKLYTGDCYIFQYTYAGDDKEECLIGTWFGKKSIEEERASAISLASKMVQAAKFQATMARLYEGKEPIQFFVTFQSLQVFKGGLSSGYKNFIAENGLDDDSYSESGLALFRVQGSGSENMQAIQVDAVASSLNSSYCYILHDGNSVFTWIGNNTTSLDHDLVERQLDAIKSDLPSRSQKEGRETDKFWELLGGKSKYSNKKIEREQESDPHLFSCILPKGFEEGTLKVKEIHHFNQDDLMAEDVFVLDCHSYIFVWVGQEVDAKVKTQTMDIGEKFLVRDFLMENLSRETTIFTVSEGSEPQFFTRFFTSWDPAKSSMHGSSYQRRLAILKGGAPPLHDKPKRRTAVVSGRTLGQDKSQRSRSMSTSPECHRLRGRSPAFAALTSSFEKPSTRNLSTPPPAVKKLFPKSAGPETSKQSAISDLTSSLQGPLKSTIPKSVKEAEKAIQEEDGAGGNDEAEDDEGRTVYPYERLVTTSEDPAPDIDLTKREIYLSTDEFREKFGMTRAAFYKLPKWKQNKLKTALQLF
- the LOC127321531 gene encoding villin-4 isoform X4, which translates into the protein MSVSMKDLDPAFRGAGQKDGLEIWRIENFKPVSMPTSSYGKFYMGDSYIILKTTALKNGSFRHDLHYWLGKDTCQDEAGTAAILTVELDASLGGRAVQYREVQGNETEKLLTYFRPCIMPQPGGVASGFNHVEVNEQEHVTRLYVCRGSYVVHVKEVPFARSSLNHDDIFILDTKSKIFQFNGSNSCIQERAKALEVVQYIKDTFHEGKCEVAAVEDGKLMADAEAGEFWALFGGFAPLPRKTASDETGEDMEAAVKLLCFNQGNLEPIGFESLAHELLETNKCYLLDCGAEMYVWMGRSTSLQQRKGASEAAEKLLVDDSRTKSHVMKVIEGYETIMFKSKFNKWPATPELKLSSEDGRGKVAALLKSQGLDVKGLMKSAPLKEEPEPYIDCTGHLQVWRVSGNKKTLLSSTEQSKLYTGDCYIFQYTYAGDDKEECLIGTWFGKKSIEEERASAISLASKMVQAAKFQATMARLYEGKEPIQFFVTFQSLQVFKGGLSSGYKNFIAENGLDDDSYSESGLALFRVQGSGSENMQAIQVDAVASSLNSSYCYILHDGNSVFTWIGNNTTSLDHDLVERQLDAIKSDLPSRSQKEGRETDKFWELLGGKSKYSNKKIEREQESDPHLFSCILPKGTLKVKEIHHFNQDDLMAEDVFVLDCHSYIFVWVGQEVDAKVKTQTMDIGEKFLVRDFLMENLSRETTIFTVSEGSEPQFFTRFFTSWDPAKSSMHGSSYQRRLAILKGGAPPLHDKPKRRTAVVSGRTLGQDKSQRSRSMSTSPECHRLRGRSPAFAALTSSFEKPSTRNLSTPPPAVKKLFPKSAGPETSKQSAISDLTSSLQGPLKSTIPKSVKAGAEAEKAIQEEDGAGGNDEAEDDEGRTVYPYERLVTTSEDPAPDIDLTKREIYLSTDEFREKFGMTRAAFYKLPKWKQNKLKTALQLF